One Streptomyces sp. V4I8 genomic window carries:
- a CDS encoding NADH-quinone oxidoreductase subunit D: MTPTTETMVGIGGAAESTDMVLNIGPQHPSTHGVLRLKLVLDGERIQHAEPVIGYMHRGAEKLFEARDYRQIIMLANRHDWLSAFSNELGVVLAVERMLGMEVPERAVWTRTLLAELNRVLNHLMFLGSYPLELGGITPIFYAFTEREELQHVMEEVSGGRMHYMFNRVGGLKEDLPAGWATRARAAVADVRSRMDRFDDLVLGNEIFRGRTRGVGALTPETVHAYGVSGPIARASGVDFDLRRDEPYLAYGELRDVLKVVTREEGDCLARFECLLEQTHNALDLADACLDRLAELPPGPINQRLPKVLKAPEGHTYAWTENPLGINGYYLVSKGEKTPYRLKLRSASYNNIQVLVELLPGTLVADMVAILGSMFFVVGDIDK, encoded by the coding sequence ATGACTCCTACGACGGAGACCATGGTCGGTATCGGCGGCGCCGCGGAGAGCACCGACATGGTGCTCAACATCGGGCCCCAGCACCCGTCCACGCACGGCGTGCTGCGCCTCAAGCTCGTCCTGGACGGCGAGCGCATCCAGCACGCGGAGCCGGTGATCGGCTATATGCACCGCGGCGCCGAGAAGCTCTTCGAGGCCCGTGACTACCGCCAGATCATCATGCTCGCCAACCGCCACGACTGGCTGTCGGCCTTCTCCAACGAGCTGGGTGTCGTCCTCGCCGTCGAGCGCATGCTCGGCATGGAGGTGCCCGAGCGGGCGGTGTGGACCCGGACGCTGCTCGCGGAGCTCAACCGGGTGCTCAACCACCTGATGTTCCTGGGGTCGTACCCGCTGGAGCTGGGCGGGATCACGCCGATCTTCTACGCCTTCACCGAGCGCGAGGAACTCCAGCACGTCATGGAGGAGGTCTCCGGCGGGCGTATGCACTACATGTTCAACCGGGTCGGCGGCCTGAAGGAGGACCTGCCGGCCGGGTGGGCCACGCGCGCGCGTGCCGCCGTCGCCGACGTGCGCTCCCGCATGGACCGGTTCGACGACCTGGTCCTCGGCAACGAGATCTTCCGCGGGCGCACCCGGGGCGTGGGCGCCCTCACGCCGGAGACCGTGCACGCGTACGGCGTGAGCGGGCCGATCGCGCGCGCCTCCGGCGTCGACTTCGACCTGCGCCGGGACGAGCCCTATCTCGCGTACGGCGAGCTCCGGGACGTCCTGAAGGTGGTGACCCGCGAGGAGGGCGACTGCCTCGCCCGGTTCGAGTGCCTGCTGGAGCAGACCCACAACGCCCTCGACCTCGCCGACGCCTGCCTGGACCGGCTCGCCGAGCTGCCGCCCGGGCCGATCAACCAGCGGCTCCCCAAGGTGCTGAAGGCGCCCGAGGGTCACACGTACGCGTGGACCGAGAACCCGCTCGGCATCAACGGTTACTACCTCGTCAGCAAGGGCGAGAAGACGCCGTACCGCCTGAAGCTGCGCTCGGCCTCGTACAACAACATCCAGGTGCTGGTCGAGCTGCTGCCGGGGACGCTGGTCGCGGACATGGTGGCGATCCTGGGGTCGATGTTCTTCGTGGTGGGGGACATCGACAAGTAG